The following coding sequences lie in one Cyanobacterium sp. Dongsha4 genomic window:
- the cobS gene encoding adenosylcobinamide-GDP ribazoletransferase produces MKNFVSSFFGAVIFYSRIPLPSFISISFFKTALWLPWIGVLLASLLSIFALMLDVIGFPPLTKIVLLVFAWICVTGGLHFDGAIDAGDAWGVQGDQKKRLEVMQDSRVGAYGLISGIFLVLLKIASLYELSIPLWWGLMISMSWGRWGQLGAIALYPYVREEGKGAFLKKDLNFPLDGFIGSLFMIFLIIIQFYFLGNSLTQIITTNIIGASISLMTGWLIQKPLGGHTGDTYGATVEWSEALILCCLSIKS; encoded by the coding sequence ATGAAAAACTTTGTATCCTCTTTTTTTGGGGCAGTCATTTTCTATAGTCGTATTCCCCTTCCCTCTTTTATTTCAATAAGTTTTTTTAAGACTGCTTTATGGCTACCTTGGATTGGAGTTTTGTTAGCCAGTTTGCTCAGTATTTTTGCTCTAATGCTCGATGTCATTGGTTTTCCTCCTTTAACTAAAATTGTTTTACTTGTCTTTGCTTGGATTTGTGTAACTGGTGGATTACATTTCGATGGTGCGATCGATGCTGGGGATGCTTGGGGGGTGCAGGGGGATCAAAAAAAACGCTTAGAAGTGATGCAGGATAGTCGTGTTGGTGCTTATGGGTTAATTTCTGGTATTTTTTTAGTTTTGCTTAAAATTGCCAGTTTATATGAGCTTTCTATACCTTTATGGTGGGGCTTAATGATTTCTATGAGTTGGGGAAGGTGGGGACAATTAGGTGCGATCGCACTTTATCCTTATGTGAGAGAAGAAGGAAAAGGAGCTTTTCTGAAAAAAGACTTAAATTTCCCTTTAGATGGGTTTATTGGTTCTTTATTTATGATTTTCTTGATAATTATTCAATTTTACTTTCTAGGAAATTCACTCACTCAAATTATTACTACAAATATAATTGGTGCTAGTATTTCTTTAATGACGGGATGGTTAATTCAAAAACCATTAGGAGGTCATACAGGGGATACTTATGGTGCTACTGTTGAATGGAGTGAGGCTTTAATTCTTTGTTGTTTGAGTATTAAAAGTTGA
- the egtD gene encoding L-histidine N(alpha)-methyltransferase — MIVSNQKRSIEIQYLENILPIANDGQDVIEGLNSTPKTIPAKYFYDAYGSELFEQICLLPEYYPTRTETEILQQASTEIAELTGVCELVELGSGSSTKTRLLLSAYENLGQPWQYVPIDVSSEILKESALQLHSEYPHLSILGLVGTYEQALLQLPPSSLPKRMIVFLGSTLGNFTQEECDRLFNEVRDILQVGDYFLLGIDLQKPKEILEKAYNDSQGVTAKFNLNMLSHLNQRYEGNFDLDSFQHHAIYNQNEQQIEMYLKAKQAQTIQLKKIDLKIEIEAGESILTEISRKFNLEQMEEFLAQHRLKPIKYWTDEKQWFGLILSQLKE, encoded by the coding sequence ATGATTGTCAGTAACCAGAAGCGTTCGATCGAAATTCAGTATTTAGAAAACATTTTACCCATAGCTAATGATGGTCAAGATGTAATTGAGGGATTGAATTCCACACCAAAAACAATACCCGCAAAATATTTTTATGACGCTTATGGTTCAGAATTGTTTGAACAAATTTGCCTCTTACCTGAATATTATCCCACCCGCACCGAAACAGAAATTTTACAACAAGCTAGTACTGAAATTGCTGAGCTCACAGGAGTTTGTGAATTAGTGGAATTGGGCAGTGGTAGCTCCACAAAAACTCGTTTGTTACTATCTGCTTATGAAAATTTAGGGCAACCGTGGCAATATGTGCCCATTGATGTTAGTAGCGAAATCCTCAAAGAAAGTGCTTTACAACTCCATAGCGAATATCCCCATTTATCAATTCTTGGTTTGGTAGGTACTTATGAACAAGCCTTATTGCAACTGCCTCCTTCTTCTTTACCTAAACGTATGATAGTTTTTCTCGGTAGTACATTAGGTAATTTTACTCAAGAAGAGTGCGATCGCCTCTTTAATGAAGTGAGGGATATTTTACAAGTAGGGGATTATTTTTTATTAGGTATAGACTTGCAGAAACCGAAGGAGATATTAGAAAAAGCCTATAACGATAGCCAAGGGGTGACGGCAAAATTTAACTTAAATATGTTATCTCATCTCAATCAACGCTATGAGGGTAATTTTGATCTCGATTCATTCCAACACCATGCTATTTATAATCAAAATGAACAACAAATAGAAATGTATTTAAAAGCAAAACAAGCGCAGACAATACAATTGAAAAAAATAGATTTAAAGATAGAAATAGAAGCAGGAGAAAGCATATTAACGGAAATTTCTCGTAAATTTAATTTAGAGCAAATGGAAGAATTTTTAGCCCAACATCGTTTAAAACCTATCAAATATTGGACTGATGAAAAACAGTGGTTTGGTTTAATTCTCTCACAATTAAAAGAGTAA
- a CDS encoding glycerol-3-phosphate acyltransferase: MTMTQIGGILSILIIPPIIGAIPLIDWFTYAVSGKELTKLGTGNISVSAAFYHGGKLAGILAVLSEAGKGVGVVLLSRIFFPSGSFWEIITLIMLILGRYYFGKGAGATNLTWGIVTHNPVAALLIFILGGVSFTIWREKQAGRISVLFLMVVVLSAQNINHPEYILLTIILASLMIWIYRQMADDLELNPSEVNGESAKMFRFFRGDSGIVSLNETLNPQKVGAKATNLSRLKKWGYNVPDGWVLKVGDDIHKLQEFINPSSSNPYVVRSSALDEDTNWASAAGIYDSFVNLTDFDSLSQAIVNCFSSYNSAIALDYRQRQKQSEKGIAVIIQKQINGICSGVIFSRDPVNQLEDTVCIEAVSGMGLKLVSGEVTPQQYRVFFPEEKVEGEGDISQEVVLNLGKIAREIEHLCQGVPQDIEWTYDGEKIWLLQTRPITTLKPVWTRKIAAEVIPGVIRPLTWSINQPLTCGVWGEIFTIVLGKKSRTLDFSQTATLHYDHAYFNATLLGEIFLLMGLPPESLEFLTRGSKFSKPPLTATISNLGGLWRLLRKEWRLIADFAHDNDRHFRPILDELKDIPCETLSTIELLDRIDHILEILKKATYYSILAPLSYSLRQTIFQVNPNDLDYDKIPEITSIKSLQKIAIETQNLLSEAELNQLDCNNYPAFFSYLSESTEGESILNRLEKWLEEYGYLSETATDIAVSRWSEDQRHMRLMFSKFVGEKEINLKVNKDKNKSWKTSIVQPRLDLKGQVAEIYSKLLAYLRYSFVEIENKLIKERKVLEQGDLFFLKSTELRDLIKDKNVNIDKIYNLIKARKWTWEENKKIKKIPYLIYGETPQIDLTNQNDISTTKKILQGIPASMGIKEGKIKIIKSLIEAKNIDQETIMVVPYTDAGWTTILTQAGAIISEVGGKLSHGAIIAREYHIPAVMDIPHATEIFQDGQLVKVNGNNGIVTILS; this comes from the coding sequence ATGACTATGACACAAATTGGCGGAATTTTAAGTATCTTAATTATTCCCCCTATAATTGGAGCGATACCTTTAATAGATTGGTTTACCTATGCAGTTTCAGGAAAGGAATTGACCAAATTAGGTACAGGAAACATCTCTGTATCCGCCGCTTTTTATCATGGTGGTAAATTAGCAGGAATTTTGGCAGTGTTATCGGAAGCAGGAAAAGGGGTAGGAGTAGTTTTATTATCGAGAATATTTTTCCCTTCTGGTTCGTTTTGGGAGATTATTACCCTAATAATGCTTATTTTAGGACGTTATTACTTTGGTAAAGGGGCAGGTGCAACTAATTTAACTTGGGGTATTGTTACTCATAATCCCGTTGCGGCATTGTTAATTTTTATTTTGGGGGGAGTTAGTTTCACTATTTGGCGTGAGAAACAAGCAGGAAGAATTAGTGTGTTGTTTTTAATGGTGGTGGTTTTATCAGCACAAAATATTAATCATCCTGAATACATTTTACTCACCATTATTTTAGCTAGTTTGATGATTTGGATTTATCGGCAAATGGCAGATGATTTAGAATTAAATCCTAGTGAAGTCAATGGGGAATCAGCAAAAATGTTTCGTTTTTTTCGGGGCGACAGTGGTATTGTCAGTTTGAATGAAACCCTTAATCCCCAAAAAGTGGGGGCAAAAGCCACTAATCTTTCTCGGTTAAAAAAGTGGGGTTATAATGTTCCTGATGGTTGGGTTTTAAAAGTTGGAGATGATATTCATAAGCTACAAGAATTTATCAATCCTTCTTCTAGTAACCCTTATGTAGTTCGTTCTTCTGCTTTAGATGAAGATACTAATTGGGCATCGGCGGCTGGTATTTATGATAGTTTTGTAAATTTGACAGATTTTGATAGTCTTTCTCAAGCTATTGTTAATTGTTTTTCATCTTATAATAGTGCGATCGCACTTGATTATCGACAAAGACAAAAGCAGTCAGAAAAAGGTATTGCGGTTATTATTCAAAAACAAATCAATGGCATATGTTCGGGAGTAATTTTTAGTAGAGATCCTGTTAATCAACTAGAAGATACCGTTTGCATTGAAGCAGTGTCGGGCATGGGTTTAAAATTAGTTTCAGGGGAGGTGACACCGCAACAGTATAGAGTCTTTTTTCCTGAAGAAAAAGTGGAAGGAGAAGGGGATATATCCCAAGAAGTTGTACTCAATTTAGGCAAAATAGCAAGGGAAATTGAACATTTGTGCCAAGGCGTTCCCCAAGATATAGAATGGACTTACGATGGCGAAAAAATTTGGTTACTGCAAACTCGTCCTATTACTACTCTTAAACCAGTATGGACAAGAAAAATTGCCGCCGAAGTTATCCCCGGAGTCATACGCCCTTTAACATGGTCAATTAATCAACCTCTTACCTGTGGTGTTTGGGGTGAAATTTTTACCATTGTTTTAGGCAAAAAGTCTCGCACATTAGATTTTAGTCAAACAGCAACTCTTCATTATGACCATGCTTATTTTAATGCTACCCTCTTAGGAGAGATTTTTCTATTAATGGGTTTACCTCCAGAAAGTTTGGAATTTCTCACCCGTGGTAGTAAATTTAGTAAACCTCCACTGACGGCAACCATCAGTAATTTAGGAGGTTTATGGCGTTTGTTAAGAAAAGAGTGGCGATTGATTGCAGATTTTGCCCATGATAATGATCGTCATTTTAGACCAATTTTAGATGAATTAAAAGATATTCCCTGTGAAACTTTATCTACCATAGAATTGCTCGATCGCATCGATCATATTTTAGAAATATTAAAAAAAGCAACTTATTATAGTATTCTCGCCCCTTTAAGTTATAGTTTAAGACAAACAATTTTTCAGGTTAATCCCAATGATTTAGACTATGATAAAATTCCTGAAATAACTTCCATAAAATCTCTACAAAAAATTGCGATCGAAACTCAAAATTTATTATCAGAAGCTGAATTAAATCAACTAGATTGTAATAATTATCCTGCCTTTTTTTCTTATTTATCTGAATCAACAGAAGGAGAATCCATTTTAAATCGCCTAGAAAAATGGTTAGAAGAATATGGATATTTAAGCGAAACTGCCACAGATATAGCCGTCTCTCGATGGTCAGAAGATCAACGCCATATGCGTTTAATGTTTTCTAAATTTGTTGGAGAAAAAGAGATTAATTTAAAAGTAAATAAAGATAAAAATAAATCATGGAAAACTTCTATCGTTCAACCTCGACTAGATTTAAAAGGACAAGTTGCCGAAATTTATTCTAAACTTTTAGCTTATCTTCGTTATAGTTTTGTGGAGATAGAAAACAAATTAATTAAAGAAAGAAAAGTATTAGAGCAAGGAGATTTATTCTTCTTAAAATCAACAGAATTGAGAGATTTAATTAAAGATAAAAATGTCAATATCGATAAAATTTATAACTTAATAAAAGCCAGAAAATGGACATGGGAAGAAAATAAAAAAATCAAGAAAATTCCTTACCTTATCTATGGAGAAACACCCCAAATAGATTTAACAAATCAGAATGATATATCGACAACAAAAAAAATTCTGCAAGGAATCCCAGCTAGTATGGGAATAAAAGAAGGAAAAATAAAAATAATTAAAAGTTTAATAGAAGCAAAAAACATCGATCAAGAAACCATAATGGTTGTACCCTATACAGATGCAGGATGGACAACAATTCTAACTCAAGCAGGAGCAATTATTTCCGAAGTAGGAGGCAAACTATCTCACGGTGCAATTATTGCCAGAGAATACCACATTCCTGCCGTGATGGACATTCCCCATGCCACAGAAATTTTCCAGGATGGTCAATTAGTCAAAGTTAATGGTAATAATGGAATAGTAACAATCCTATCGTAA
- a CDS encoding aminotransferase class V-fold PLP-dependent enzyme, protein MTSEINTQRQNFIGLQDKYYFNYGGQGILPQSALNKIIDTYKFIDKIGAFGIKINSWIQENINKTKIAIASEVGAKPKTIVLTENVTSSCNIALWGIEWQEGDEILLTDAEHPGVIASIKEIARRFGVKMAVCPIIQTLNNGNPVEIIKNHLTAKTRLLVISHVLWNTGQVLPLKEIVQVCHNYPHQNKPIQVLVDGAQSAGGIPLNLIESEVDYYGCTGHKWLCGASGVGFLYIREDLLTSLRPTFIGWRGLDFTNSDLTFIDDGSRFEVATSAYPLYTGLQEAIAIHQSWGTIEERYDRIKKLSAYLWSKLQQIEGIECLKKDTPPESGLVSFYPKPGQDPQKIVKMLEEKGFFLRTLANPYCIRACVHYLTLESEIDELIAQL, encoded by the coding sequence ATGACTTCAGAAATAAACACTCAGAGACAAAATTTTATCGGTTTACAAGATAAATATTATTTTAATTATGGAGGTCAAGGTATTTTACCTCAATCCGCTTTAAATAAGATTATTGATACCTACAAATTTATCGACAAAATTGGTGCTTTTGGTATCAAAATTAACAGTTGGATTCAAGAAAATATTAATAAGACTAAAATTGCGATCGCATCTGAAGTAGGAGCGAAACCAAAAACAATAGTTTTAACAGAAAATGTTACCAGTAGTTGTAATATTGCTCTTTGGGGTATTGAATGGCAAGAAGGAGATGAAATTTTGTTAACTGATGCGGAGCATCCGGGGGTAATTGCGAGTATCAAAGAGATAGCCCGTCGTTTCGGGGTTAAAATGGCAGTTTGTCCCATTATACAGACTTTAAATAACGGCAATCCTGTAGAAATAATCAAAAATCATCTCACAGCAAAAACTCGCTTATTAGTTATCAGTCATGTTCTCTGGAATACTGGGCAAGTGCTACCGTTAAAAGAGATAGTCCAAGTTTGTCATAATTACCCTCATCAGAATAAGCCCATACAAGTATTAGTAGATGGGGCGCAGTCAGCAGGAGGAATACCTTTAAACTTAATAGAATCCGAAGTTGATTACTATGGTTGCACGGGGCATAAATGGTTATGTGGTGCTTCTGGAGTAGGTTTTCTTTATATTAGGGAAGATTTACTTACTTCTCTTCGCCCTACTTTTATCGGTTGGCGTGGTTTAGATTTCACCAACTCAGATTTGACATTTATAGATGATGGCAGTCGTTTTGAAGTGGCAACCTCGGCCTATCCTTTATATACTGGCTTACAAGAAGCGATCGCAATTCATCAATCATGGGGTACAATAGAGGAACGCTACGATCGAATCAAAAAACTAAGTGCTTATCTCTGGTCAAAATTACAACAGATAGAAGGTATTGAGTGCTTAAAAAAAGATACTCCTCCAGAGTCAGGTTTAGTGTCATTCTATCCAAAACCGGGGCAAGATCCACAAAAAATCGTCAAAATGTTGGAAGAAAAGGGTTTTTTCTTGAGAACTTTAGCTAATCCTTACTGTATTAGAGCTTGTGTCCATTATCTAACTTTAGAATCTGAAATTGATGAATTGATTGCACAACTTTAA
- the clpP gene encoding ATP-dependent Clp endopeptidase proteolytic subunit ClpP: MIPTVIETSGRGDRAFDIYSRLLRERIIFLGQQVTDELANSLVAQLLLLEAEDPEKDIYLYINSPGGSVSAGLGIFDTMNQIKPDVCTICVGLAASMGAFLLSAGAKGKRMSLPNSRIMIHQPLGGAQGQATDIEIQAKEILYLKKQLNHYMASHTGQPLDKIEEDTERDFFMSAEEARDYGLIDRVVTRSQIK, from the coding sequence ATGATACCAACCGTTATTGAAACATCAGGACGTGGCGATCGCGCTTTTGATATATATTCAAGACTACTTAGAGAGAGAATTATTTTTTTAGGACAACAAGTCACTGATGAATTAGCTAATTCCTTAGTAGCACAATTGTTATTGCTCGAAGCAGAAGACCCAGAAAAAGATATTTATCTATACATCAACTCCCCCGGTGGATCAGTTTCCGCAGGATTAGGTATTTTTGATACTATGAATCAAATTAAGCCTGATGTTTGTACTATTTGTGTAGGACTAGCGGCAAGTATGGGAGCATTCTTGCTCAGTGCTGGTGCAAAAGGAAAAAGAATGAGCCTTCCTAATTCTCGCATCATGATTCACCAACCCCTCGGAGGTGCGCAAGGACAAGCTACAGACATAGAGATTCAAGCCAAAGAAATCCTCTACCTGAAAAAACAGTTAAATCACTATATGGCTTCTCACACAGGGCAACCCCTAGACAAAATCGAAGAAGACACAGAAAGAGACTTTTTCATGTCTGCCGAAGAAGCAAGAGATTATGGTTTAATTGACCGAGTTGTTACTAGAAGTCAAATTAAATAG
- a CDS encoding UDP-N-acetylmuramoyl-L-alanyl-D-glutamate--2,6-diaminopimelate ligase, translating into MKLRQLLADLNYLTPLTNHPNLDQEVKGITTNSHSCGIGDVFIGMPGTRVDGGEFWQSALTEGAIASIISQEASEKIPPTDNDCVIVADDIPSVCADIASKFYGYPSEKLKMVGVTGTNGKTTTTHLIEFFLNQAVQKTALFGTLYARWQDYQKTATHTTPFAVDLQAQLAEALEAKNEYVVMEVSSHALAQKRIRGCHFDVAVFTNLTQDHLDYHKDMEDYFEAKALLFSEDYLRGRAIINYDDDYGQRLIQRLAQKQVWSYSVNNTSADLYTSDLTYQADGVKGILHTPEGNINFSSPLVGQFNLSNLLASVGAVLSLGMSLEVIAENLSSFVGVPGRMERVQVNTHQDISVIVDYAHTPDSLENLLQAARPFISGKMICVFGCGGDRDRTKRPIMGKIAAQGADIVVVTSDNPRTENPEQILADILTGIPEDVKPIVQCDRALAISMAISMAQSGDGVLIAGKGHEDYQILGTEKIHFDDREEARKALSQKGN; encoded by the coding sequence ATGAAATTACGTCAATTATTAGCTGATTTAAACTATTTAACCCCTCTTACAAATCATCCTAACTTGGATCAGGAAGTTAAAGGTATTACGACAAATTCTCATAGTTGTGGTATTGGTGATGTTTTTATTGGTATGCCCGGCACTAGAGTTGATGGAGGTGAGTTTTGGCAAAGTGCATTGACAGAAGGTGCGATCGCATCTATTATTAGTCAGGAAGCTAGTGAGAAAATCCCCCCTACGGATAATGATTGTGTGATAGTTGCCGATGATATACCCTCAGTCTGTGCAGATATAGCCTCTAAATTTTATGGTTATCCTAGTGAAAAATTAAAGATGGTGGGGGTTACAGGTACTAATGGAAAAACTACCACTACTCATTTAATCGAATTTTTTTTGAATCAGGCTGTTCAGAAAACCGCTCTTTTTGGCACTTTATACGCCCGTTGGCAAGATTATCAGAAAACTGCAACCCATACCACCCCTTTTGCGGTAGATTTACAAGCACAGTTAGCAGAAGCCTTAGAGGCAAAGAATGAATATGTAGTGATGGAAGTAAGTTCCCATGCTCTAGCTCAAAAAAGAATCAGAGGTTGTCATTTTGATGTCGCTGTGTTCACTAATTTAACTCAAGATCATCTTGACTACCATAAAGATATGGAAGATTATTTTGAAGCCAAAGCCTTACTATTTTCTGAAGACTATTTAAGGGGAAGAGCAATTATTAATTATGATGATGATTATGGACAAAGATTAATTCAGCGTCTTGCTCAAAAACAAGTTTGGAGTTACAGCGTCAACAACACCTCGGCTGATTTATACACCAGTGATTTAACTTATCAGGCAGATGGAGTTAAAGGGATTTTGCATACCCCAGAGGGTAATATCAATTTTAGTTCTCCCCTAGTGGGGCAATTTAACCTCTCGAATTTACTTGCTAGTGTCGGAGCAGTATTATCTTTAGGGATGAGTTTAGAAGTGATTGCAGAAAATCTCTCTAGTTTTGTTGGTGTGCCAGGAAGAATGGAAAGGGTGCAAGTTAATACTCATCAAGATATAAGTGTGATAGTGGATTATGCTCATACTCCTGATAGTTTAGAAAACCTTTTACAAGCCGCTCGTCCTTTTATTTCTGGTAAGATGATTTGTGTATTTGGTTGTGGAGGCGATCGCGATCGTACCAAACGTCCTATAATGGGTAAAATAGCCGCTCAGGGTGCTGATATAGTGGTAGTAACTTCAGATAATCCTCGCACCGAAAATCCTGAACAAATTCTTGCAGATATTCTCACAGGTATTCCCGAAGATGTTAAACCTATTGTACAGTGCGATCGAGCTTTAGCAATTTCTATGGCAATTTCTATGGCACAATCAGGAGACGGAGTTTTAATTGCTGGAAAAGGCCATGAAGACTATCAAATCCTTGGTACGGAAAAAATCCATTTTGATGATAGAGAAGAAGCAAGAAAAGCTCTAAGTCAAAAAGGCAATTAA
- a CDS encoding M20 family metallopeptidase → MPNESQIRDKIALLQPELVQWRRQIHQYPELGFKEILTANFVSEKLSQWGIAHEKGVAKTGIVAVIKSNYVGKVLGIRADMDALPIQEENSVSYCSKHDGIMHACGHDGHTAIALGIAHYLAHNRDKWRGTVKIIFQPAEEGPGGAKPMIEQGVLSNPDVDAIIGLHLWNNLPVGTIGVREGALMAAVECFKCTIFGKGGHGAMPDQTIDSVVVGSQIVNALQTIVARNIAPVDSAVVTVGEFHAGTALNVIADTAKMSGTVRYFNPKLESFIGQRIKDIIGGICQSHGAEYELDYWQLYPPVINNPQITQLVKSVAMEVVETPMGVVPECQTMGGEDMSFFLQEVPGCYFFLGSANADKKLNYPHHHPRFDFDETVLSMGVEIFARCVEKFNSE, encoded by the coding sequence ATGCCTAACGAATCTCAAATTAGAGATAAAATCGCACTTTTGCAACCAGAATTAGTACAATGGCGCCGTCAAATTCATCAATACCCAGAGTTAGGATTTAAAGAAATTTTGACTGCTAATTTCGTCAGTGAGAAATTAAGCCAGTGGGGTATTGCCCATGAAAAAGGTGTTGCCAAAACAGGTATTGTTGCAGTTATCAAAAGTAATTATGTAGGTAAAGTATTAGGTATTCGTGCGGATATGGATGCTTTACCCATTCAAGAAGAAAACTCCGTTTCTTACTGTTCTAAACACGATGGTATTATGCACGCCTGTGGTCATGATGGTCATACTGCGATCGCCCTTGGAATTGCCCATTATTTAGCTCATAATCGAGATAAATGGCGGGGAACGGTAAAAATCATTTTTCAACCCGCCGAGGAAGGGCCAGGGGGTGCGAAACCGATGATTGAACAGGGGGTGCTATCGAATCCCGATGTTGATGCTATCATTGGCTTACATTTATGGAACAATTTACCCGTTGGTACTATCGGAGTTAGAGAAGGAGCATTAATGGCGGCGGTAGAGTGCTTTAAATGCACTATTTTTGGCAAGGGAGGCCATGGTGCTATGCCAGATCAAACCATTGATTCTGTGGTGGTTGGTTCTCAAATAGTTAATGCCTTACAAACTATTGTTGCCAGAAATATCGCCCCTGTAGATAGTGCTGTAGTGACAGTGGGAGAGTTTCATGCAGGTACAGCCCTTAATGTTATTGCTGACACGGCAAAGATGAGTGGCACTGTACGTTATTTTAATCCAAAACTAGAATCATTCATTGGTCAAAGAATCAAAGACATTATCGGTGGCATTTGTCAAAGTCATGGGGCTGAATATGAATTAGATTATTGGCAGTTATATCCTCCCGTTATCAATAATCCTCAAATTACTCAATTAGTTAAATCTGTGGCGATGGAAGTGGTAGAAACTCCTATGGGTGTTGTACCTGAATGCCAAACTATGGGGGGGGAAGATATGTCCTTTTTCTTGCAAGAAGTGCCGGGGTGTTATTTCTTTCTTGGTTCAGCCAATGCTGATAAAAAGCTCAATTATCCTCACCATCATCCCCGTTTTGATTTTGATGAAACTGTCTTGAGTATGGGAGTGGAAATTTTTGCCCGTTGTGTGGAAAAGTTTAATAGTGAATAG
- a CDS encoding aspartate aminotransferase, translated as MKTSWINRANRLSALPPYVFARLDELKAKAREQGLDLIDLGMGNPDGFAPTPVIEAAKEALNVAKYHGYPPFEGTANFRNAIASWYQRRYQVELNPDSEALPLLGSKEGLSHLALAYVNPGDTVIVPSPSYPAHYRGPAIAGADIYALKLSAENDWLIDLTQIPEDIARKTKILYFNYPNNPTTATAPRAFFEEVVSWAKHYEVMLVHDLAYAELAFEGYEPTSLLQIKGAKEIGVEFHTLSKTYNMAGWRVGFVVGNSDIIQGLRTLKTNLDYGIFSVIQAAAQTALQLPDSYIHEVQQRYQKRRDFLIEGLSKMGWNVKPSSATMYLWIPVPRNSNSTDFALDLLQKTGVVVTPGNAFGDGGEGYVRVSLIADCDRLSEALQRWEKANIRY; from the coding sequence ATGAAAACCAGTTGGATTAATCGTGCTAATCGTTTAAGTGCCTTACCCCCCTATGTGTTTGCCCGTTTAGATGAATTAAAAGCCAAAGCCAGAGAACAAGGTTTAGATTTGATAGACTTAGGGATGGGTAATCCAGACGGTTTCGCCCCAACTCCTGTAATTGAAGCGGCAAAAGAGGCGTTAAATGTGGCAAAATATCACGGTTATCCACCCTTTGAAGGAACTGCCAATTTCAGAAATGCGATCGCATCTTGGTATCAAAGACGCTATCAAGTAGAATTAAATCCAGATAGTGAAGCCTTACCATTACTAGGATCAAAAGAAGGATTATCCCATTTAGCCTTAGCCTATGTTAACCCCGGTGACACCGTTATTGTACCAAGTCCATCTTATCCTGCACACTACCGAGGACCTGCCATTGCCGGAGCGGACATATATGCGTTGAAACTAAGTGCTGAAAATGATTGGTTAATCGATTTAACACAAATTCCCGAAGATATAGCCCGTAAAACAAAAATTCTTTACTTCAACTATCCTAATAACCCTACCACCGCCACCGCACCGAGGGCTTTTTTTGAAGAAGTGGTGTCGTGGGCAAAACATTATGAGGTGATGTTAGTTCATGATTTAGCCTATGCTGAGTTAGCATTTGAAGGCTATGAACCTACTAGCTTACTGCAAATTAAAGGTGCAAAAGAAATAGGAGTTGAATTTCACACCCTTTCTAAAACCTATAATATGGCTGGTTGGCGTGTTGGTTTTGTGGTAGGTAATAGCGATATTATTCAAGGTTTGCGCACCCTGAAAACTAATCTTGACTATGGCATTTTTAGCGTGATTCAGGCGGCGGCGCAGACAGCTTTACAATTGCCTGATAGTTACATCCATGAGGTGCAACAACGGTATCAAAAACGCCGTGATTTTCTCATCGAAGGTTTAAGTAAAATGGGATGGAATGTAAAACCATCTTCCGCTACGATGTATTTGTGGATACCAGTACCCCGCAATTCTAATTCTACTGACTTCGCCCTTGATTTATTACAAAAAACAGGAGTTGTTGTCACCCCCGGTAATGCTTTTGGTGATGGTGGAGAAGGTTATGTGAGAGTTAGTTTAATAGCAGATTGCGATCGCCTTTCTGAAGCCTTACAACGTTGGGAAAAAGCGAATATTCGATATTAA
- the tsaE gene encoding tRNA (adenosine(37)-N6)-threonylcarbamoyltransferase complex ATPase subunit type 1 TsaE has product METQKKIFLPDEESTKKLGKEFAQKLTPNSVLLLQGNLGAGKTTFIQGLGEGLGINEPIVSPTFTLINEYLEGKIPLYHIDLYRLNPEQVKYLHLQNYWEGIEVEAGITAIEWSDLLPQLPPHYWQIILELTPDSGRNAFITYI; this is encoded by the coding sequence ATGGAAACCCAAAAAAAAATATTTCTTCCTGATGAGGAATCCACAAAAAAACTAGGTAAAGAATTTGCTCAAAAATTAACCCCTAATTCCGTCTTGTTATTGCAAGGTAATTTAGGGGCAGGAAAAACCACTTTTATTCAAGGTTTAGGGGAAGGTTTAGGTATAAATGAACCTATTGTTAGCCCTACTTTCACCCTCATTAACGAGTATTTAGAAGGGAAAATCCCCCTTTACCATATTGACTTATATCGCTTAAATCCAGAGCAGGTAAAATATTTACATTTGCAAAATTACTGGGAAGGTATAGAAGTAGAAGCAGGTATTACCGCCATCGAATGGTCTGATTTACTACCTCAACTGCCACCACACTATTGGCAAATTATTTTGGAATTAACCCCAGATTCTGGCAGAAACGCCTTTATTACTTATATTTAA